TAGGTGCAAAAGTCGGAAACGAGCTGAAAGAAAAAGGTCTTCAGGCGTTTATATTCTCAATTATAGGTATTTTAATTTACGTGGCTTTCAGGTTTGAGTGGCGCTTTGCAGTCGCTTCTGTTTTGGCTCTTTTTCATGATACTATAATTTCGTTAGGAGCCGTGAGCTTTTTCCATATAGAAGTAAATCTGGACGTACTTGCCGCAATCTTGACACTTATGGGATATTCTCTTAATGATACGATAGTCGTATTCGACAGAATTAGAGAACAGGTAAGAGATTCAAAAATCAGGGATCTGGCACTGCTTATTAACGACGCGGTTTCAAGAACTCTAAGCAGAACCGTTCTTACTTCACTGACAACATTCTTTGTTGTTCTCACGCTTTATCTTTTCGGTGGAGAAATAATTAAACCGTTTAGTTTCACTCTACTCGTAGGTATTATAGTAGGTACATATTCATCAATTTTCATTGCATCCCCACTTCTAATCTGGATGGGATTCAAAATCGACGATTACAGAAAAAAACTTGCCGAAAAAGAGAAAAAAAGAAAAGAAAAAGAAAAATTAAGAGAAATGTATCAAGGCGGAGTCGTATAATCAATGGACAATTCAACAATGGAAAATGTAAAGTTTTTAAAATTTTCCATTTTACATTTTCAATTTAACATTAAAGGATAGTTATGGATTGGGGAAAAGTAATTTACGTCTTCTTTCAGCTAATGAGTTTAACAAGTGTTGCAGGGTTTTTATATGATCATAATAAAGTTGCGTTATTTATCGCATTAAGTCTTAATCTGATTTCAACAGTACTGAAAATCGGCGTTAAAAACATTTTTGCCGCGGAACTTTTTGCGGCGAGCTTGGTTGCTGATTTGCATCTGATTCCTGCATTTATATATCTTGAAATAAAAAACGACCTTTTAGCAGCTTATGCAATGGCAATAGGTGCTACCATTGCAAATACAGTTACTTTAATCTTAAGTTTTATAGAACTCGCAAAAACAAAATCAGACTGGGAATAATTTATAGGAGGTATAATGAGAGAATACAAACCGTCAAGCATAGAAAAAAAGTGGCAGGACAAGTGGGACAGTGAAAAGGCGTTTGAGCCGAAAGAAGACTATACGCTTCCAAAAAAATATATTTTAAGTATGTTCCCTTATCCGAGCGGAAGAATTCATATGGGGCATGTAAGAAACTACTCTATCGGTGACGCTATTGCCAGATATTACAGAAAAAAAGGCTTTAACGTCTTACATCCGATCGGCTGGGACAGCTTTGGAATGCCAGCTGAAAATGCGGCAATCAAAAACAAAACTCATCCTAAAAAATGGACATATGAAAACATAGATTATATGAGAAAAGAGCTTAAAAACCTTGGACTATCATTCAGTAAAGAAAGGGAGTTTGCTACAAGCGATCCTGATTATACGAGATGGGAGCAGGAATTTATTATCAAAATGTATGAAAACGGCCTGCTTGAAAGACGTACGCAAAAAGTAAACTGGTGTGAAACATGCCACACTGTACTTGCCAATGAGCAGGTAATTGACGGATGCTGCTGGAGATGTGACAACCCTATCGAAATAAAAGAACTCCCTGGATGGTACATCAAAATCACAAAATATGCTGATGAGTTACTTGAAGATATCGATACAAAACTAAAAGGAAACTGGCCTGACAGAGTTCTTACAATGCAGAAAAACTGGATTGGAAAATCAACCGGGCTTAAATTCAAATTCAGCCTTTCGGACGAAAGCAAAGAAAAACTAAACAATAAATTCGACGGATACGAAGTATTCACAACACGCCCGGATACAATCTACGGTGTTACGTATTCTGCTCTTGCGCCTGAACATCCTATTGTGGATTATATGCTTGAAAACAATCTTTTCGATAAAGAAACCCAAGAAAAAGTAAGACACATAAGAAGTATCCTGCCAAAAGACAGACAGGCTATGGAAAAAGACGGCGTGTATCTCGGAATTGACGTAGTACACCCTCTTACAGGCGAAAAAGTACCTGTATGGCTTGCAAACTTTGTACTTGTTGAATACGGTAGCGGTGCGGTAATGGCAGTTCCGGCTCATGATGAAAGGGATTTTGAATTCGCTACGAAATTCAACCTGCCTATCAAATGGGTTATAAAACCAGAAAACGGGGAACTTGACAAATCACAGGCTTACACGGGAGAAGGTGTTTTAATCAATAGCGGTGAATTTACCGGTATGAAAAACACTGAAGCAAAAGAAGCTATAATTAAAAAAATGGAAGAGCTCGGCATCGGAAAAAAAGAGGTAAACTACAGACTCCGTGACTGGGGTATAAGCCGCCAGAGATACTGGGGAGCGCCTCTTCCTTTTATCAAATGTCCGAATTGCGGTATTGTTCCTGAAAAGATTGAAAACCTGCCTGTAACACTTCCTGAAGATGTGGAAATTACAGGAAGCGGAAACCCTCTTGAAATGCACCCGACATGGAAATACACAAAATGTCCTAAATGCGGAAGCGATGCCGAGCGTGAAACGGATACAATGGATACGTTTGTACAAAGCAGCTGGTATCAGTTCAGATTTACTACGGATTTTCATAAGTATACAGACGTACCTTTCAGAAAAGAAGACGTTAAATATTTCGCACCGGTAGACCAGTACATCGGAGGAATCGAGCACGCAATACTTCACCTGCTTTATGCGAGATTTTTTACAAAAGCACTGAGAGATCTCGGATACCTTGAACTTGATGAGCCGTTTAAAAAACTTTTAACTCAGGGTATGGTGCTTAAAGACGGAAGCAAAATGAGTAAAAGTAAAGGAAACGTGGTAGATCCTGACGAAATCGTCGCAAAATACGGAGCGGATACCGCAAGACTCTTTATACTTTTCGCAGCGCCGCCTGAGCAAGAACTTGAATGGAGCGATTCTGCAGTAGAAGGAGCTTTCAGATTTATAAACAGACTCTACTTAAATGCCGAAAAAGCGTATAAAACAGACACAATGCCGAAAATCGACACTTCAAAACTTTCAAAAGAGGAAAAAGAGGCAAGAAGAAAAGTATACGAAACATTAAAAAGAAGCGAAGAAACATACGAAAAAACGTTTGCGTTCAACACACTTATAGCAAGTGCGATGGAAGCGCTTAACGCCCTTAACAAAATCAACAACAAAGACCTGTTTACGGAAGGTTACTGGATTATATTAAACGTTCTTGAGCCGATCATCCCTCACGTTACAAGTGAACTGAGCGAAGAGCTTTTTGGCAGAAACAATTTCGCTTCCATTAAAGTGGATGAAGAAGCGCTTAAAAAAGATGAAATCAACTACCCTGTAAGCGTTAACGGTAAAAAAAGAGCTGAAATCAGCGTAAGCGCTGACGCAGGCAAAGACGAAGTCTTAGCACAGGCAAAAGAAGCTGTAGCAAAATATATCGACGGTAAAGAGATTATAAAAGAGATTTTTGTTCCGGGGAGAATTGTAAACATCGTCGTAAAAGGATAATTTTGAAAAAAATTTTTTTTAACAAGTCAAATCTTTTTTTTCTCTTCATTTTTTATTTTACACTTTTAACTTTTTCCGGATGCGGTTACAAACCGAGCTCTGTTTATCAGAATAAAATAATTGGTCAGGATATTCAAGCAATTGTTGAAATATCATCCAAAACACCTAAAGAAAGCGCCTTTTTAAAAGATGCGTTGAATGATGCAATATATACGGTATTCGGGGCTAATTTAGTTAATAAAAATCCAAATACTAAAATCTATTTAACAATAAATTCTTCATCTCTAACACCATTGGATTATGACCAAAACGGATTTCCTATCCTTTACAGAAGCGCTGTAACATTAAAAGCAAAAATAATCGATAAATTTTCAAAAACACACACATATACTGTAAGCGGTAACTATGATTTCGCAATTTCAGCAAACAGCATTTTAAACGATCAGATAAAATTCAATTCTTTTAAACAGGCATCAATTAACGCATTAAATAAATTACTTGCAGAAATCACAAAAGACGGAGCCAAAAATGACAATTAAAGATATTGCAAAAAAAACACTCGCACATTTTAAAGAGAGCGGTTATGTTTTTACACCTGATGAATATAAAAAGGTTTTTTGCCAAGAAGCAAAAAAAGCAAGAGTCATAATAAAAGACTGTAATAAAGTTGCAGAATATATCGCCAAACTTGATAAAAAATATCAAATGATTGCAAAAAATTACAATATTAAAAATCTTGATGAATTAATTGTATTTTTGATAAATTATCTTAACAGAGAAGATGCGAGTAAAGAAAAAGAAAATCTTGAAAATTTCTTTTTATATACAAAAAGAGCATTAGATGTAATTGCCGTATTGCCTATTATAAAATCAAAATCCATAGCAATAAAACATCTTGACTTTTTAAAACCTTATATGGAAAAAGACGAGTTTAATAAATTAAGAAACGAATGGTTTGAATTTTTAAGTGAGTTTGACGCTTCTATAGTAAAAAAAGGAGCGGCTATAGCAGGAATTCAAAGTGAAGATGCTTTAGAAGTTATTGAGGCACTAATTAAAAAACTTGAAGAAAACCCGGATTTAGAGTTTTTGGTAGACTCAATAATATACACACTAACTCCAAGCTATGCTCCTTTTATGAGTAATGAAATAGCAATACTTAAAAAACAGATAAAAGAAAATACTTCTTTTATATTAAGTAAAGCATTTGCAGAGGACTTAAAAATCCTTACACAAAAAAGAATAAGACTTGATAAAGAAGAATTAAAAAGAAAACTAAAAGATCTTGACCAGATTGCAGAAAGACTTTCTATAAAAATTTTAAGAATACTTGAAAAAACTGACGGTTCTTCCCAGGAAATTAAAAATATAACCGTTGAACTTCAAAATTGGCGTAAAGACGACGGAGATTTTGAAACAATTAAAGAAAAACTTCTAACCATCGCAACTTCAATTGATAAAGAGCTAAATCACTTCTCGGAAGAGATGAGAAAAGAAGACGAAGAAATTGAAAAACTTAGACAAAAAGTACATTTTCTTGAAGGTAAATTAAAACAATTAAGCAAAGAAGTAAAAACAGACTTT
This genomic interval from Nautilia profundicola AmH contains the following:
- the leuS gene encoding leucine--tRNA ligase yields the protein MREYKPSSIEKKWQDKWDSEKAFEPKEDYTLPKKYILSMFPYPSGRIHMGHVRNYSIGDAIARYYRKKGFNVLHPIGWDSFGMPAENAAIKNKTHPKKWTYENIDYMRKELKNLGLSFSKEREFATSDPDYTRWEQEFIIKMYENGLLERRTQKVNWCETCHTVLANEQVIDGCCWRCDNPIEIKELPGWYIKITKYADELLEDIDTKLKGNWPDRVLTMQKNWIGKSTGLKFKFSLSDESKEKLNNKFDGYEVFTTRPDTIYGVTYSALAPEHPIVDYMLENNLFDKETQEKVRHIRSILPKDRQAMEKDGVYLGIDVVHPLTGEKVPVWLANFVLVEYGSGAVMAVPAHDERDFEFATKFNLPIKWVIKPENGELDKSQAYTGEGVLINSGEFTGMKNTEAKEAIIKKMEELGIGKKEVNYRLRDWGISRQRYWGAPLPFIKCPNCGIVPEKIENLPVTLPEDVEITGSGNPLEMHPTWKYTKCPKCGSDAERETDTMDTFVQSSWYQFRFTTDFHKYTDVPFRKEDVKYFAPVDQYIGGIEHAILHLLYARFFTKALRDLGYLELDEPFKKLLTQGMVLKDGSKMSKSKGNVVDPDEIVAKYGADTARLFILFAAPPEQELEWSDSAVEGAFRFINRLYLNAEKAYKTDTMPKIDTSKLSKEEKEARRKVYETLKRSEETYEKTFAFNTLIASAMEALNALNKINNKDLFTEGYWIILNVLEPIIPHVTSELSEELFGRNNFASIKVDEEALKKDEINYPVSVNGKKRAEISVSADAGKDEVLAQAKEAVAKYIDGKEIIKEIFVPGRIVNIVVKG
- the secF gene encoding protein translocase subunit SecF, coding for MELFRDEKIYDFMSKRNIFVSISLILIILSLFSIFTKGFNWGIDFQGGVEVQVRFEKKADIGEIRKLISQKFKGANITTFGNENEVLIRLNVKNASTNVQNDIGHQIAEILKPLGKIDIRRVDIVGAKVGNELKEKGLQAFIFSIIGILIYVAFRFEWRFAVASVLALFHDTIISLGAVSFFHIEVNLDVLAAILTLMGYSLNDTIVVFDRIREQVRDSKIRDLALLINDAVSRTLSRTVLTSLTTFFVVLTLYLFGGEIIKPFSFTLLVGIIVGTYSSIFIASPLLIWMGFKIDDYRKKLAEKEKKRKEKEKLREMYQGGVV
- a CDS encoding DUF6394 family protein, coding for MDWGKVIYVFFQLMSLTSVAGFLYDHNKVALFIALSLNLISTVLKIGVKNIFAAELFAASLVADLHLIPAFIYLEIKNDLLAAYAMAIGATIANTVTLILSFIELAKTKSDWE
- a CDS encoding GGDEF domain-containing protein — encoded protein: MTIKDIAKKTLAHFKESGYVFTPDEYKKVFCQEAKKARVIIKDCNKVAEYIAKLDKKYQMIAKNYNIKNLDELIVFLINYLNREDASKEKENLENFFLYTKRALDVIAVLPIIKSKSIAIKHLDFLKPYMEKDEFNKLRNEWFEFLSEFDASIVKKGAAIAGIQSEDALEVIEALIKKLEENPDLEFLVDSIIYTLTPSYAPFMSNEIAILKKQIKENTSFILSKAFAEDLKILTQKRIRLDKEELKRKLKDLDQIAERLSIKILRILEKTDGSSQEIKNITVELQNWRKDDGDFETIKEKLLTIATSIDKELNHFSEEMRKEDEEIEKLRQKVHFLEGKLKQLSKEVKTDFLTDIANKKAVIDELKKQESIYNRYGTNYSVVFFDIDHFKNINDTYGHDAGDVILKSLGLLFKRYARDIDMIGRFGGEEFVAILPNTDKEGAYKFAEKLRQIIEKTKFMYKNTRIDVTVSGGVASRNETNSSDETLKLADKRLYLAKKTGRNKVCADDKCV